The sequence GGTGTTCATCTGCGCGGCGGGCATGGCCGCACACCTGGCCGGGGCCGTGGCCGCGCGCACCGTGAAGCCCGTGCTTGGCGTGCCCGTCACCGCGTCCGCCCTGGGCGGCATGGACGCCCTCCTCGCCACGGTGCAGATGCCGCCGGGCTTCCCGGTGGGAACCGTGGCCCTGGACAAGGCCGGGGCGCGCAACGCCGCCTGGATGGCCGCACAGATCCTGGCCATCGGCGACAAGTCCCTGGAGGCCAAAATCATAAAGGCCCGCGAAGGCTTCGTGGCGGGCGTCGAAAAGGCCGCGCGGGAGCTCGAAGGCCGAGCCTGAGCCCGGCTCTCCCGGCTTGTTTATCCGACAATGCCGTCAGACCGAAACGCGCCCTCCACGGCATTCCCGTGGAGGGCGTTTTCGTCCTGCGCGTACGTGTCCCCGAAGCGATGTCCGCCCGATTCTCCGATACGTCTGCATCTCCGCCTTGCGCCTCACCTCCCAATACTCTATGGTCGAATCAGCTAAACTCAACGTGACAATTATCTTTCGCAGATAAGAAGCCCTTTGCATCTATCGCGCTGATGCGGGAACATGCAAGGCCTGCGCGGAACGCGCATAAACATCCCGCACCCCCGCGCTCCGCTCCGGACAATAACAGCCACGACCCCAATAACAGGAAAGGCATGAAATCACTTCTTCGCTCGGTCGACTGGAAGGAAGCCTCCCTAGGCATCGTGCTTCTGGTTGCCCTGGTGATGTCGGCCTCTTACAGTTATCTGTTCTTCCACACCTTCGCCGAACTGTTCAGCATTGTCATCGCCTTCGGCGTCTTCATGCTGGCCTGGAACACCCAACGCTTCATGAACAACGGCTACCTGCTGTTCATGGGCATCGCGTACTTCTTCGTGGCCATTCTGGACCTGCTGCACACCCTGGCCTACAAGGGCATGCCCATCTTCCCCGGTTACGACGACAACAACCTCCCGCCGCAGATATGGATCGTGGCCAGGTACATGGAGAGCCTCGCGCTTCTGGCCGCCCCCCTGTTTTTCCGGCGCAAGCTGCCGGTCGTTCCCGTATTCTGCGGCTTCTGCGCCGTGACGATCCTCGCGCTGCTCTCGATCTTCTCCTGGCGGGTATTCCCCGACTGTTTCGTTGCCGGTTACGGCCTGACGCCTTTCAAGATCGCCAGCGAGTACATCATCTGCGCCATCCTGACGGGAGCGACCTGGCTGCTCTGGATCAACCGCGACAAGTTCGATCCGCTGGTGCTGCGCTTCCTCATCCTCTCCATGGCCGCCACAATCGCCACGGAACTGTGCTTCACCGCCTATACGAACCTCTACGCCACCATCAACCTGGTGGGACACATCTTCAAGATCCTCTCGTTTTACTTCATGTACCGGGCCATAATCGAAACGGGCCTGAAAAAGCCCTACGACCTCCTCTTCCGTGACCTCCAGATGGAAATCGAGGAACGGCGGAAAGCCCAAGCAGCACTCCTGGAAAGCCGGGAGCTGCTGGACAAGACCCAGAAAGCAGGCGGCATCGGCGGCTTCGACTGGGAGCGCGAAAGCAACGAACTGCACTGGACCGACGAGACCCACCGCCTCTTCGAAGCTCCAGAGGGTTTCGTCCCTACCATGGACGCCATGCTCGAACGCGTCGATCCCGAAAACCGCATCTCCCTGATGGTCTCCTTCGATAGTTCCCGCGAAACCGGCATCCCGCTGGATGTTGAAGCCAAAATCGCCACTTTCCAGGGCAACGAACGCTGGATCAGGTTCCTGGGGGGCGTCACCCTTCACGGCACGCGCAAAACGCTGGCCGGCGTCCTGCAAGACGTCACCGACAAGAGGCGCCTGGAACAACTGCGCGAGGACATTGACCGGATGTCCCGCCATGACCTGAAAAGCCCCCTCAACGCCATCATCGGGCTGCCCAGGCTCATTCTTCTCGACAAGGACATGCCGCGCGAGGAAATCGACGAGTATCTGCGGCTCATCCGCCAAACTGGCTACAACATGCTGAATCTCATCAACATATCCCTGGAAATGTTCAAGATGGAACAGGGGACCTACACCTTCGAGCCAAGCCCCGTGGACATCGTGGAACTGCTGCGCAAGCTCAAGCTCGAAGCCGCAGGCAAGCTCAAAACAAAAGAGCTCACCCTGGAGACGACCATCGAGGGACAAACTGCCGGGGAAACAGACACGTTCCCGGTCCTCAGCGAAGAGCTGCCCTGCTGGTCCATGTTGGGAAACCTGCTGGAAAACGCCATTCAGGCGTCACCAAAGGGGCACGCCGTGACCATCGCACTCGCAAGGCAGGGCGGTCAGGGCCGGATCTCCATTACCAACAAAGGTGCTGTGCCCCACGACATCCGCGCCCGCTTCTTCGAGAAGTACGCCACCTCCGGGAAAACACACGGCACCGGCCTTGGCACCTACTCCGCCAGACTGATCGCACAAACCCTCGGCGGCTCCATCGCACTGGACACCTCCGACCCCGACGGAACCACCGTCCACGTGACCCTGCCCTTGGCCGAGTAAGCCGACGGCGGGGCTCCGCCCCGGACCCCGGCGGGCTCCGCCCTGCACCCGCCAGGGGGATGATCCCCCTGGACCCTCAGTTAGCTTCGCGTAACGAACAGATACGTTTCAGATATCCCGCAAATAAGCCCTGAAGCGCGCAAAGCCGCGCTTCAGGGCTTATCAATTCGTAAATCGCCATCTTCGACGATGGCGGTGATCGGGGTGTACTGCATTGAATGCTCCCAACCGACCACATGCGTCTTCGTCCTGACTCACGTTTCATCGTGGCAGAGCGTGCTTTCATTATGGCAGAATGGTTTTTTAATGCGGCAGAGCGTGCTTTAGGCGGTGGCTGAGGGCTGTCACGGTCGGGTTCTGGCGGCGGGCGACGAATCGTCTTCCAATCGGTTCTAGCCCGCCCGCCAGGACACGAACGGGACAGCACCCAGCCACCGCCACCAGTCCCAACTCAACACGCCCGCACACGACGCAAAGCGAAAAGCCGGGTCCAGGGGAGGCTTCTCCCCTGGCGGGTCAAGGGCAGAGCCCTTGCGGGTGCAGGGCGGAGCCCGCCGGGTCCGGGCAGAGCCCGGCTGCGGCGCTTACTTGGCCTCGTAGCGGGCCAGGAACCTCTCCAGGTCGTTGGGCTCGCCGTCCTGGTAGTCGTCGGGGTACAAAAGCGCGGACATGAAGAAGATGCTCTCCAGGTTTAGGGCCATGTCCGCGCGGCGGGCGAAGCCTTTCAGGCCTTGGCGCAGGCTGTCGGTCACGGCGTCGTCGCCCTTGAGGTAGGGCTCGGCGTGCTCGGGCAGATCGGCCAGCAGCTCGCACTTTTCCAGCATCATGGCCCGGTGGGAGTCCGTGTCGCCCTGCCCGTGCAGGGCTTCCATGGCGTCCTTTTCCAGGCGGCGGATGGCCTGTGCGGTCTCGCTGACCATGTCCAGCACCTTCGCAATATCAGACGGCTTTTCCATGAGCGGGTGGTCCTTGTGCCGGGCGCGGCGGCGCGCCCGGGGATCAATACATCTGTTTCAGCAGGTCCTCGCCGGTTGCCAGGGGGGCGTCGGGGTCGGAGAAGTTGACGTTGCCTTGTCCGCCGATGATTCCGGCAAAGGCGCTCTTCTCCTGTCCCTCCTTGAAGGGCATGGACACGCCGTCCACGGCGCTCCATACGATGCCCGGCGGCTGTGGGAAGTCTTCGACCGGGTACATGTTTTCCACGGCCAGGCGATACTCGATGAAGGCCGGGAGCGCGGCGGTGCCGCCGGTCTCGCCCTTGCCCATGGGCTGGACCTGGTCGAAGCCCAGGTAGACGCCGGTGAGCAGATAGGGGGTGAAGCCCACGAACCAGGCGTCCTGTTCGTCGTTGGAGGTGCCGGTCTTGCCTGCCAGGGGGCGGCCTATGACCATGGCCTTCCCGGCGGTGCCGGCGCGCACGACTTCCTTGAGCATGGCGTCCATGATGAAGGCGGTCTGGGGCGACATGGCCTCGTGGTATTCGGGCTCGGACTTGAAGAGCTCCTGGCCGTCGGGGCCGGTGACGCTGAGGACGAAGCGGGGCTTCACCTGCACGCCGCCGTTGGCGAAGGAGGTGTAGGCCTGGCACAGGTTGATGAGGTGCACCGCACCCGCGCCCAGGGAGATGGGCAGATACGGTCCGAGTTCGGACTCGATGCCCATGGCCTTGGCCCGCGCGATGACCTTCTGGATGCCGATCTGCTGGGCCACGCGGATGGTGACCAGGTTTCGCGACTTGGCCAGGGCGGCGCGCAGGCTCATGGGGCCTTGGAAGCCGCCTTCGTAGTTCTCGGGCTTCCAGATCTTGTGGGTGACGGGGTCCTCGTAGACGAAGGGGCTGTCCATGACCACGGTGGCCGGGGTCATGCCCTCGTCCATGGCGGCGGAATACACGATGGGCTTGAAGGCCGAGCCGCACTGGCGCAGCGCCTGGGTGGCGCGGTTGAACTGGCTCTTCTCGAAGGAGAAGCCGCCCACGCAGGCCAGCACCGCCCCGTTCTTGGGGTCGAGGGAGGTTATCGCGCCCTGGACGTCGGGCTCCTGCTGGAGGATGAGGTCGTCGCCGACCTTGGGAGCAGGGGCAGGCGCGGCCTTGCCCGAAGCGGGTTTCTTGGCGTCGGCGATGGCTTTGGCTTCCGCTGCGGCCTTGGCCTTGGGGTCCACCGGAGCCAGGGACACCCAGACCACCTCGCCGGGCTTGGGACCCTTGCCGCGCGTCCAGCCCAGGAACTTGGCGTCGATGAGGCCGGTGTTCTTGCCGTATTTCACCACCAGCCCCTTGGCGGAGGCCTCGGTGACCAGGGCCTTGACCCACTGGCCGTTCTTCAGCAGGGCGGGGTTCACATCCTGGGCCAGGAACTCGGCCCACTTATCGGGAGTCAGGGTGTCGATGGTCCCCTTCCAGCCGCGACGCTTGGAGGACGCCACCAGGGCGTTCTTCAGGGCTTTCTCGGCGGCTTCCTGGTGGGTCAGGTCGCAGCCGGTGACCACCTTGAGGCCACCGGTGTAGACCATGTCCTCGCCGTAGTGGTCCACCAGCCAGCGGCGGACCTCTTCAAGATAATATGCGCCCACGCCCCAGGTCTGCTCGTCCATGCTCTTGAAGACCAGCTGCTCCTTGAGGGCCTTGTCGTGCTCGTCCTGGGTTATCCAGTTCATCTCCAGCAGACGCCCCAACACGTAGCGCTGGCGGCTCTTGGCGGCCTCGAAGTCCTTGAGCGGGCTGTAGCGGCTGGGCGCGGGGGGCAGACCGGCCAGCACGGCTGCCTGGGCCAGGGTGAGCTGGCCCACGTGCACGCCGAAATAGGTGCGCGAGGCGGCTTCCACGCCGTAAGCGCGCGACCCCAGGTAAATCTGGTTCAGATAGATTGTGAGGATTTCGTCCTTGGTGAGGTAGCGCTCCAGGCGGTAGGCCAGGATGGCTTCCTTGATCTTTCGCTTGAGGCTGCGCTCGGGCGTGAGCAGCAGGCGCTTGACCAGCTGCTGGGTGATGGTGGAACCGCCCTGCTTCGCGCCGCCGTGCTGCATGTTGCGCAGGAAGGCGCGGAAGATGGCCATGGGGTCCACGCCTTCGTGCTGATAGAAGGAGGAATCCTCTGCGGCCAGGAAGGCCTTGGGCAGGTACGCGGGCATCTCGCCGAGCGTCGCCAGGAAGCGCTTCTCCGCGAACAGGTTACCGAGCACCTTGCCGTCGTGGGTGTAGACGGTGGACACCACAGGGGGCTTGTATTCGGTAAGATTCTTAAATCCCGGCAAATCGCTGGCCGCCCAGAAGTACACGCCCACCAGACCCACACCAGCGCCCACGATGGTCAGCGCGACAAATATAGCGAAGAATAAGAGAAATTTACGCATTTTTATCCACTTTCGTTCGTTTCCTTTCCGCCCGTGCGCCGTGCTCATCGGGAGACATTCCCCAGGCCATGCGCATGCGTCCGTGCAACTCCCGGACCGTTGAGCGTTTCTGGCTGAAAAGGGGAAGCATGCCGCTTACGATGCGCCCTTCCCGGCAGGCGAGGCAGTCTTTTGCATCGAAAGCGGTGACGGCCCCTGCCGATACCCAAAACGGGAACAGACGGCAATAATAGGGTCTGACCTCGCCCGACAAAAT comes from Fundidesulfovibrio putealis DSM 16056 and encodes:
- the purE gene encoding 5-(carboxyamino)imidazole ribonucleotide mutase, whose product is MTQVAIFIGSISDRDIMQPCSDVLTELGIPHLYTVTSAHRTPDRTEKLIRDLEADGCQVFICAAGMAAHLAGAVAARTVKPVLGVPVTASALGGMDALLATVQMPPGFPVGTVALDKAGARNAAWMAAQILAIGDKSLEAKIIKAREGFVAGVEKAARELEGRA
- a CDS encoding sensor histidine kinase, coding for MKSLLRSVDWKEASLGIVLLVALVMSASYSYLFFHTFAELFSIVIAFGVFMLAWNTQRFMNNGYLLFMGIAYFFVAILDLLHTLAYKGMPIFPGYDDNNLPPQIWIVARYMESLALLAAPLFFRRKLPVVPVFCGFCAVTILALLSIFSWRVFPDCFVAGYGLTPFKIASEYIICAILTGATWLLWINRDKFDPLVLRFLILSMAATIATELCFTAYTNLYATINLVGHIFKILSFYFMYRAIIETGLKKPYDLLFRDLQMEIEERRKAQAALLESRELLDKTQKAGGIGGFDWERESNELHWTDETHRLFEAPEGFVPTMDAMLERVDPENRISLMVSFDSSRETGIPLDVEAKIATFQGNERWIRFLGGVTLHGTRKTLAGVLQDVTDKRRLEQLREDIDRMSRHDLKSPLNAIIGLPRLILLDKDMPREEIDEYLRLIRQTGYNMLNLINISLEMFKMEQGTYTFEPSPVDIVELLRKLKLEAAGKLKTKELTLETTIEGQTAGETDTFPVLSEELPCWSMLGNLLENAIQASPKGHAVTIALARQGGQGRISITNKGAVPHDIRARFFEKYATSGKTHGTGLGTYSARLIAQTLGGSIALDTSDPDGTTVHVTLPLAE
- a CDS encoding penicillin-binding protein 1A, which produces MRKFLLFFAIFVALTIVGAGVGLVGVYFWAASDLPGFKNLTEYKPPVVSTVYTHDGKVLGNLFAEKRFLATLGEMPAYLPKAFLAAEDSSFYQHEGVDPMAIFRAFLRNMQHGGAKQGGSTITQQLVKRLLLTPERSLKRKIKEAILAYRLERYLTKDEILTIYLNQIYLGSRAYGVEAASRTYFGVHVGQLTLAQAAVLAGLPPAPSRYSPLKDFEAAKSRQRYVLGRLLEMNWITQDEHDKALKEQLVFKSMDEQTWGVGAYYLEEVRRWLVDHYGEDMVYTGGLKVVTGCDLTHQEAAEKALKNALVASSKRRGWKGTIDTLTPDKWAEFLAQDVNPALLKNGQWVKALVTEASAKGLVVKYGKNTGLIDAKFLGWTRGKGPKPGEVVWVSLAPVDPKAKAAAEAKAIADAKKPASGKAAPAPAPKVGDDLILQQEPDVQGAITSLDPKNGAVLACVGGFSFEKSQFNRATQALRQCGSAFKPIVYSAAMDEGMTPATVVMDSPFVYEDPVTHKIWKPENYEGGFQGPMSLRAALAKSRNLVTIRVAQQIGIQKVIARAKAMGIESELGPYLPISLGAGAVHLINLCQAYTSFANGGVQVKPRFVLSVTGPDGQELFKSEPEYHEAMSPQTAFIMDAMLKEVVRAGTAGKAMVIGRPLAGKTGTSNDEQDAWFVGFTPYLLTGVYLGFDQVQPMGKGETGGTAALPAFIEYRLAVENMYPVEDFPQPPGIVWSAVDGVSMPFKEGQEKSAFAGIIGGQGNVNFSDPDAPLATGEDLLKQMY